From the genome of Carassius auratus strain Wakin chromosome 24, ASM336829v1, whole genome shotgun sequence:
TCAGCatctaaataatacaaaacacCCTTACATTAGGgtatatgttttatgtatattattatacagcATTTTTAGGCATCATAAGCGATATCTGATTCTGATAATGATGTCTATGTAAACTACTCACTAGAAAAAAAGAATCTCtattaatataaataagaaacttttcctttaaattacGATTAACTGTCCTTCTATACAGCAAAACCCCCAAATATCATTAATAAATGAGCTCTAGAACCATACATTTTTCTGCTATATTAATATGTGACTGTGTTTTGAGTACTGAAACATTTAATGTGACagttaaagtcttttaaaaagcTGAGCTCGTATTAGCAGCTTAGCTGGTTAGCTTCAGACGAGGCAGGTTCATTTATACACACGAAACTTGATTTAAACTCTAAAATGTGTGGGTTTTGGTCAGAAAGGCAGCAGAGATGTGAAATGGAGGTGTTTTGTGTTGGTTTACCTGTGGAAAGATGATGAAATGGATCGGAATCAGCGCATCGCTGTGGTCATGCTAAAGCTAAAGCTAATCCAAGCCTCCAGCCGAACCGGATCGGTTCTGAATCTCTGTGTATAAGCGGGAGAAGAGCTTCTGTTTGTGTGCTTCTGTTGCTCTTTGGGTCAAGTGATGATCATAGCGGACAATTCCCCCGCATCACTTCCTACAGacccgaaccgaaccgaaccagCGCCGGCTCCGGTAAAACTTACGGCTTCAGCAGCTCCCGTACTGCTCTGGATCGCTGCTGGGGGTCTGAGAGGATCGGGGTGGACTTTACACGGAACCACAGAGACGCGGATCGCCCGCTGATTGATCgcagtttctttttttgtttgggtTCGAGAAGGTCTGCGCAAAAGCCGCGCAGAAATAGCTCCGCCAAACATCTCTGACTGCGCAGCATTGAGAGCGTTAAGGACTAGTTTGAGACAAAACGCTCCGCGGTTCGAGACGTCACTGTTCGCGAGCACGTGGACGACGGAGTGCGGAAGTGCGGAGATCCTCACATAAGCTGTTTTGATCTAATCACGCATAGGTAATATGGTTTTCATCAGGAACTAGAGCTGATGAGCAACAAGATTCCTACTGAATAGAGCGAAAATACTAATAACTATAATGTGTGTCGGATAGATTGCAAACCTTATTGACATACATCTAGTTCACCTGATAGTAACACAGAGGTCACGCAAGATATTTTTTGTACGTGTATGAATATTTGATAATCATTAATAATGATTATTCCAACATAATTCACTATtcagtgtatgtttattttgtttttaattgtatttaatgcattttccATCTAAATAATTATGAGCATTACAAATTAAGAGAAAGGGTACACATGAATTTAAGgaaaatctaaaattatttttggaATTCTATAATGCATACTGTCATTATAGAATGCCAGATTTATATATTTGCTGTATTGTTGTGTTTGGTCTTCACAGGTGGTCCGGATGTCTCGTTCAGACGTGCTGTCTCTCTACAGGACGGTCCTGCGCATCGCACGCAGCTGGACAGCGCAGTCTGCTCTTCCACACGACACTGACACCGAGAGGAAATATATCACTCAGGAGGCTCGAAGCCTCTTCAGACAGAACCAGCAGGTGTGCACTGACCTCAGATCAGCGGATGAGCTGCTATAGGCCTCATATCTGTCACATCTCTCATAACTTCTCTGTTACAGATAACAGAGCCAGAATCAATCAAGAGATGCATTGAAGAGTGTGAAGCTCGGATAGAGATAGGTGTGCATCCTACATCTAATAGTTACTGCATGTCCTCTTTCATCAATAATTTTTTAGATGCTTGGTGTTACCAAATAGCAGGCGAGCAGCTAAAAATGTTTTCTGCGTTTCATGTCAGGACTGCATTATAGGAACCCCTATCCAAGACCAGTAAGTATCTCTACATATTATCAtaagcagtaataataatactactatatTTGTAAATAGAATATGATCTCATATGATGAATATGATGGCAGTCACATTTCTCATAAACTGCTCAGAATAAATGTAGAATTTAGATATAATCtcagaatcctgaaaacaaaaagACAGAACTGAGAAAAATCAGTTGTCAGATAAaatgttgcaattaccttttaacatttttattccaCAGTGGAAACAAAGAAAACTGAgttgcgagatgtaaacttagaattcagaaataaaagtcaaaatgtgAGAATAAACtcaattgtgaggaaaaaaaagtctgaatagtC
Proteins encoded in this window:
- the lyrm1 gene encoding LYR motif containing protein 1; the protein is MSRSDVLSLYRTVLRIARSWTAQSALPHDTDTERKYITQEARSLFRQNQQITEPESIKRCIEECEARIEIGLHYRNPYPRPTYLPPMGLATQKGRKLRAQQRLRKQAKPLYLQSHDDT